A genomic window from Solanum dulcamara chromosome 11, daSolDulc1.2, whole genome shotgun sequence includes:
- the LOC129872731 gene encoding ethylene-responsive transcription factor ERF095-like, producing MVYAFSKERKRECGGGEDSCTPNELRYRGVSKRRSGKYSTKITNIHWLGTFDTAENAARAYDRAPRMYRGHEGNLENANDFIRGGGGVQDQPPTNNAEALHLELTLAPPGSM from the coding sequence TAAAGAGAGAAAACGGGAATGCGGCGGCGGTGAGGATAGTTGTACTCCAAATGAGTTACGTTACAGAGGTGTAAGTAAGAGGCGATCTGGGAAGTACTCAACTAAAATTACAAACATCCACTGGCTTGGGACATTTGATACGGCGGAAAATGCTGCTAGGGCTTATGATAGAGCACCGAGGATGTATCGTGGCCATGAGGGTAACCTCGAAAATGCTAATGATTTTATCCGCGGCGGAGGTGGGGTTCAGGATCAGCCACCAACCAACAATGCGGAGGCTCTCCATCTTGAGCTCACCCTTGCCCCGCCAGGGAGCATGTGA